In Hyphomicrobiales bacterium, the following are encoded in one genomic region:
- a CDS encoding molybdopterin-dependent oxidoreductase, translated as MASNGIGSAVKRREDFRFLKGIGRYTDDINLPRQTYLHIMRSPVAHATIDSIDVSAARGAPGVVAIFTQADIDASGPVGGIPCGWLVTGKDGKPMVEPKHPMLASGKVRHVGDPIVVIIAESLAAAKDAAELVEVALTELPAVVDMRTAAAGPGRVHDEAPDNLCFDWELGDKAAVEAAIADAAHVTTLDLVNQRLVANAIEPRAAIGHYDMASGEYTLYTTSQNPHVIRLLMGAFVLGIPEHKLRVVAPDVGGGFGSKIYHYAEEALVTWASKQIGRPIKWVAERSESFVSDAQGRDHVTRVQLALDANGRFLALKADTLANMGAYLSTFAPCIPTWLHGTLLAGQYTTPAVYTNVKAIFTNTVPVDAYRGAGRPEATYLIERVINKAAQEMGIDQAELRRRNFIQPNQFPYQTPVALVYDTGNYDASLEQALALADYGGFEGRRAAARGRGKLRGIGLCSYIEACGIAPSSLVGALGARAGLYEAATVRVNPTGSVAVMTGSHSHGQGHETTFAQVVADRLGIDLAQVDIVHGDTGKIPFGMGTYGSRSLAVGGTAIVNAVDKIILKGKRIAAHLLEADVGDIVFENGNYQVAGTDRKKSFGEVALVAYVPHKYPIEEIEPGLEETAFYDPKNFTFPAGTYVCEVEIDPKTGFTEIVQFVAADDFGNIVNPMIVEGQVHGGLVQGIGQALLEHCVYDEAGQLKSGSYMDYCMPRADDVPSFKVATTSTPCTHNPLGVKGCGEAGAIGSPPAVINAIVDALKEYGVDHIDMPATPEKVWRAIQNGAPARRAAE; from the coding sequence ATGGCATCGAATGGCATCGGCAGCGCCGTCAAGCGCCGCGAGGACTTCCGGTTCCTGAAGGGCATCGGCCGCTACACCGACGACATCAACCTGCCCCGGCAGACCTACCTCCACATCATGCGCTCACCGGTCGCACACGCCACGATCGACTCGATCGACGTATCGGCGGCCCGTGGCGCACCGGGCGTGGTTGCCATCTTCACGCAGGCCGACATCGATGCTTCGGGGCCCGTCGGCGGCATCCCGTGCGGTTGGCTCGTCACCGGCAAGGACGGCAAGCCGATGGTCGAGCCCAAGCACCCGATGCTGGCTTCCGGCAAGGTGCGCCACGTCGGCGACCCGATCGTCGTGATCATCGCCGAGAGCCTCGCCGCCGCCAAGGACGCGGCCGAACTGGTCGAAGTCGCGCTGACCGAACTACCGGCCGTGGTCGACATGCGCACCGCCGCCGCCGGTCCCGGCCGGGTCCACGACGAGGCGCCCGACAACCTCTGCTTCGACTGGGAGCTGGGAGACAAGGCGGCCGTCGAGGCCGCGATCGCGGACGCCGCGCACGTCACCACGCTCGATCTGGTCAACCAGCGCCTCGTTGCCAACGCCATCGAGCCGCGCGCCGCCATCGGCCACTACGACATGGCGAGCGGCGAGTACACGCTCTACACGACCAGCCAGAACCCACACGTCATTCGCCTGTTGATGGGCGCCTTCGTGCTCGGCATCCCGGAGCACAAGCTGCGTGTGGTCGCCCCCGATGTCGGTGGTGGCTTCGGCTCCAAGATCTACCACTACGCCGAGGAAGCGCTCGTCACTTGGGCCTCCAAGCAGATCGGCCGGCCCATCAAGTGGGTCGCCGAGCGTTCCGAGAGCTTCGTTTCGGACGCCCAGGGCCGTGACCACGTGACCCGCGTCCAGCTCGCCCTCGACGCGAACGGCAGGTTCCTGGCTCTGAAGGCCGACACGCTCGCCAACATGGGCGCCTATCTCTCGACCTTCGCACCCTGCATCCCGACCTGGCTGCACGGCACGCTGCTCGCCGGCCAGTATACGACGCCCGCCGTCTACACCAATGTGAAGGCGATCTTCACCAACACCGTGCCGGTCGATGCCTATCGCGGCGCCGGCCGTCCGGAGGCGACGTATCTCATCGAGCGCGTCATCAACAAAGCCGCCCAGGAGATGGGCATCGACCAGGCCGAACTGCGCCGGCGCAATTTCATCCAGCCGAACCAGTTCCCCTACCAGACGCCCGTCGCCCTCGTTTACGACACCGGAAATTACGACGCGAGCCTCGAGCAGGCACTCGCGCTCGCCGACTATGGCGGCTTCGAAGGGCGCCGCGCCGCGGCCCGGGGTCGCGGAAAACTGCGCGGCATCGGTCTCTGCAGCTACATCGAGGCCTGCGGCATCGCGCCGTCGAGCCTCGTTGGCGCCCTCGGCGCCCGCGCCGGCCTCTATGAAGCCGCGACCGTGCGCGTCAACCCGACCGGCAGCGTCGCCGTCATGACCGGCTCGCACAGCCACGGCCAGGGCCACGAGACGACCTTCGCCCAGGTCGTCGCCGACCGCCTCGGGATCGACCTCGCGCAGGTCGACATCGTCCATGGCGACACCGGGAAAATCCCCTTCGGCATGGGCACCTACGGCTCGCGCTCACTCGCCGTCGGCGGCACCGCCATCGTCAACGCAGTCGACAAGATCATCCTCAAGGGCAAGCGCATCGCCGCCCACCTCCTCGAGGCCGACGTCGGCGACATCGTCTTCGAGAACGGCAACTATCAGGTCGCCGGCACCGACCGTAAGAAGAGCTTCGGCGAGGTCGCGCTCGTCGCCTACGTGCCGCACAAGTACCCGATCGAGGAGATCGAACCGGGCCTCGAGGAGACCGCGTTCTACGATCCCAAGAACTTCACGTTCCCAGCCGGCACCTACGTCTGCGAGGTCGAGATCGACCCCAAGACGGGCTTCACCGAGATCGTGCAATTCGTCGCCGCCGACGATTTCGGCAACATCGTCAACCCGATGATCGTCGAGGGCCAGGTTCACGGCGGCCTCGTGCAGGGCATCGGCCAGGCGCTGCTCGAGCACTGCGTCTACGACGAGGCGGGCCAGCTCAAATCCGGCTCCTACATGGACTACTGCATGCCGCGCGCCGACGACGTGCCGTCGTTCAAGGTCGCGACCACCTCGACGCCGTGCACGCACAATCCGCTCGGCGTCAAAGGGTGCGGCGAAGCTGGTGCCATCGGCTCGCCGCCCGCCGTCATCAACGCCATCGTCGATGCGCTGAAGGAGTATGGTGTCGACCACATCGACATGCCCGCGACGCCAGAGAAGGTGTGGCGGGCAATCCAGAATGGCGCGCCTGCGCGCCGGGCCGCCGAGTAG
- a CDS encoding carbon monoxide dehydrogenase, which yields MYSFNYVRPASVAEAVAALADPDARPIAGGHTLIPTLKMRLARPSTLVDISRIPELKGIHRDGGAIGIGAATTHAEIARHPELRAKLPALARLAEGIGDAQVRHRGTIGGSLANNDPAADYPAAMLAIGATIVTNRRNIPADQYFTGLFSTALEQGEMITGIGFQIPDRSGYAKFEQRASRYALTGVFVAKSSGGVRVAVTGAGENGVFRSPELEAALAASFTPAAAAGVALSANGLMSDMHGSADYRAALIVAMAEQAVASAS from the coding sequence ATGTATTCCTTCAATTACGTCCGCCCCGCCTCGGTCGCTGAGGCCGTCGCCGCGCTCGCCGATCCGGACGCCCGTCCGATCGCCGGCGGCCACACATTGATCCCGACCCTCAAGATGCGTCTCGCCCGGCCCTCGACGCTGGTCGACATCTCGCGCATCCCCGAGCTCAAGGGCATCCACCGCGACGGTGGCGCGATCGGCATCGGCGCGGCGACGACCCACGCCGAGATCGCCCGCCATCCGGAGTTGCGCGCCAAGCTACCGGCGCTCGCGCGTCTCGCCGAAGGCATCGGCGATGCCCAGGTGCGCCACCGCGGCACCATCGGCGGCTCGCTCGCCAACAACGACCCGGCCGCCGATTACCCGGCCGCCATGCTGGCGATCGGCGCCACCATCGTCACGAACCGGCGCAACATCCCGGCCGACCAGTACTTCACCGGACTCTTTTCGACCGCTCTCGAGCAGGGCGAGATGATCACCGGCATCGGCTTCCAGATCCCCGACCGCTCCGGCTACGCCAAGTTCGAGCAACGCGCCTCGCGCTACGCCCTGACGGGGGTCTTCGTTGCCAAGTCGTCCGGCGGTGTGCGCGTTGCGGTGACCGGGGCTGGCGAGAACGGCGTCTTCAGGTCACCGGAACTCGAAGCCGCGCTCGCCGCGAGCTTCACTCCCGCGGCCGCCGCCGGCGTCGCCCTCTCTGCGAACGGCCTCATGAGCGACATGCACGGATCGGCCGACTACCGCGCCGCGCTGATCGTCGCGATGGCCGAACAGGCGGTCGCGAGCGCCAGCTGA
- the yacG gene encoding DNA gyrase inhibitor YacG, whose translation MNGGENDRRPGVGRCPICQKPGTQAFRPFCSKRCADVDLGRWLTGVYAIPVEPGADADEDGLSLPQDDASGDGASFPAIGVRPTDRADD comes from the coding sequence ATGAATGGCGGCGAGAACGACCGTAGGCCAGGTGTTGGTCGCTGCCCGATCTGCCAGAAGCCGGGTACCCAGGCGTTCCGCCCATTCTGCTCGAAGCGTTGCGCCGATGTCGATCTCGGCCGCTGGTTGACCGGGGTCTATGCGATCCCGGTCGAGCCTGGGGCGGATGCGGACGAGGACGGCCTCAGTTTGCCGCAGGACGATGCCTCCGGCGATGGCGCGTCATTTCCAGCGATCGGTGTGCGCCCGACGGACCGGGCCGACGACTGA
- a CDS encoding Maf-like protein — MISPKAASLTGSSRAGPASQAESLRKLRARTAKTGRRAELRPKLVLASASPRRMQLLAQVGIAPDALRPASIDESARKGEAPRSLVKRLAAAKAEVARDQIQDDKELADAFVLAADTVVAVGRRVLQKPQFVEQAVAALQLLSGRSHRVYTAVHLITPDDKVRSRIVETRVRFKRLTPQEIDSYIASREWRDKAGGYAIQGIAGAFVEKLVGSYTNVVGLPVTDIVSMLVGEGFPVYFNWLKHGERDLG, encoded by the coding sequence ATGATCTCACCAAAGGCCGCATCACTTACCGGTTCAAGTAGGGCGGGCCCGGCCAGCCAGGCCGAGAGCCTTCGCAAGCTTCGGGCACGCACGGCGAAAACCGGGCGGCGCGCTGAGCTGCGACCAAAGCTCGTGCTCGCCAGCGCTTCTCCGAGGCGTATGCAACTCCTGGCGCAGGTCGGGATCGCACCCGATGCCCTGAGGCCGGCCTCGATCGACGAGTCCGCCCGCAAGGGCGAGGCGCCGCGCTCCCTCGTCAAGCGGTTGGCGGCTGCCAAGGCCGAGGTCGCGCGCGATCAGATCCAGGACGACAAGGAACTGGCCGATGCCTTCGTCCTCGCCGCCGACACGGTGGTGGCGGTGGGACGGCGGGTGCTCCAGAAGCCGCAGTTCGTCGAACAGGCGGTTGCCGCACTCCAGCTCCTTTCGGGCCGCTCGCATCGGGTTTACACCGCCGTCCATCTGATCACGCCCGACGACAAGGTGCGCTCGCGGATCGTGGAGACGCGGGTGCGTTTCAAGCGCCTGACGCCGCAGGAGATCGACAGCTACATCGCTTCGCGGGAGTGGCGGGACAAGGCTGGCGGCTATGCCATCCAGGGCATTGCCGGGGCGTTCGTGGAAAAGCTCGTCGGCTCCTATACGAATGTCGTCGGCCTGCCGGTCACGGATATCGTCAGCATGCTGGTCGGCGAGGGTTTCCCCGTTTATTTCAATTGGTTGAAGCATGGCGAGCGCGATCTTGGCTGA
- the infA gene encoding translation initiation factor IF-1 produces the protein MAKEELLEFPGEVVELLPNATFRVKLENGHEIIAHTAGRMRKNRIRVLTGDKVLVEMTPYDLTKGRITYRFK, from the coding sequence ATGGCGAAAGAAGAGCTGCTCGAGTTTCCGGGCGAGGTCGTGGAATTGCTGCCGAATGCGACGTTCCGGGTAAAGCTCGAGAACGGTCACGAGATCATTGCGCATACCGCGGGCCGGATGCGGAAGAATCGGATACGAGTCCTAACCGGTGACAAAGTCCTGGTTGAAATGACACCCTATGATCTCACCAAAGGCCGCATCACTTACCGGTTCAAGTAG
- a CDS encoding low molecular weight phosphatase family protein yields the protein MAAPGAEVGGSAGSLPGAVLFACTMNTVRSPMAAAILGHLAGRRIYVMSAGVRAGEADGFVGEVMEEIGIDLSRHVPRAIDELHDTSFDLVVTLSPEAHHKALELTRTMAVDVEYWPTIDPTVAQGSRSQLLDAYRACRDGLFLRIKRRFVIPGAPPG from the coding sequence ATGGCTGCGCCCGGCGCCGAGGTGGGCGGTTCGGCCGGTTCGCTGCCGGGCGCGGTGCTGTTCGCGTGCACCATGAATACCGTTCGCTCGCCGATGGCGGCGGCCATCCTCGGTCATCTCGCCGGGCGGCGGATCTACGTGATGTCGGCCGGGGTGCGGGCTGGCGAAGCGGATGGCTTCGTCGGTGAGGTGATGGAGGAAATCGGCATCGACCTCAGCCGTCATGTGCCGCGCGCCATCGACGAACTCCACGACACCTCCTTCGATCTCGTCGTCACACTTTCGCCCGAAGCTCACCACAAGGCCCTGGAGCTGACCCGCACGATGGCGGTCGATGTCGAGTACTGGCCGACCATCGATCCAACGGTTGCGCAGGGCAGCCGCAGCCAGCTGCTCGATGCCTACCGGGCGTGCCGTGACGGGTTGTTCCTGCGCATCAAGAGGCGCTTCGTCATTCCCGGCGCGCCGCCCGGATGA
- a CDS encoding UPF0262 family protein, with product MFDERDRLIEVVLDAASIARQNRDIEHEREIAILDLLDANAFRLQGIERGPYRLLLGLSDDRLVFDVSDEERAPVIVHALSLNPFRRIVKDYFLICESYFEAIRTAPPSRIEAIDMGRRGLHNDGSQLLRTRLESKILLDENTARRIFTLICALHWKG from the coding sequence ATGTTCGATGAGCGCGATCGCCTGATCGAGGTCGTCCTCGATGCGGCATCGATCGCGCGCCAGAACCGCGATATCGAGCACGAGCGCGAGATCGCGATCCTCGATCTGTTGGACGCAAACGCCTTCCGACTGCAGGGGATCGAGCGCGGCCCCTATCGGCTCCTGCTCGGCCTGTCGGACGACCGGCTCGTCTTCGACGTGAGCGACGAGGAGCGCGCTCCCGTCATCGTGCATGCGCTCTCGCTGAACCCATTTCGGCGCATCGTGAAGGACTACTTCCTGATCTGCGAAAGCTACTTCGAGGCGATCCGGACCGCGCCACCGAGCCGGATCGAGGCGATCGACATGGGGCGGCGCGGGCTGCACAACGATGGCAGCCAACTCCTGCGCACCCGCCTCGAGAGCAAGATCTTGCTCGACGAGAATACTGCGCGGCGCATCTTCACGCTCATCTGCGCATTGCACTGGAAGGGGTGA
- the hisD gene encoding histidinol dehydrogenase: MVRFLDAGMPDFEARFGELLDAKRESSSDVAEAVRAIVADVRRRGDAALFDLSERFDRVDLSRDGLAIGPGEVDGAISRVERQTREALEVAHERIRAHHERQLPVDLHHSDALEVELGQRWTAIEAAGLYVPGGTASYPSSVLMNAVPAKVAGVERLAMVVPTPDGVVNPLVLLAARIAGVDEIYRVGGAQAVAALAYGTRTIAPVAKIVGPGNAYVAEAKRQVFGKVGIDMIAGPSEVLVIADGGADARILAADLLAQAEHDADAQSILMTDDRALAERVAKEVEAQLATLPRAEIASASWRNNGAIIVLESLEQAPALADRIAPEHLELALARPQALAACIRNAGAIFLGHETPEVIGDYVGGTNHVLPTARSARFSSGLGVLDFMKRTALLELDAKSLAVLGPAAVTLARAEGLEGHARSVLYRLERDGGSQ; encoded by the coding sequence ATGGTCCGATTCCTCGATGCCGGGATGCCGGATTTCGAAGCGCGTTTCGGTGAATTGCTGGACGCCAAGCGCGAGAGTTCGAGCGACGTGGCCGAGGCGGTTCGTGCGATCGTCGCGGATGTTCGCCGGCGCGGCGATGCGGCGCTGTTCGACCTGAGCGAGCGTTTCGATCGGGTCGATCTTTCGCGCGACGGCTTGGCGATCGGACCCGGCGAAGTGGATGGCGCGATCTCGCGGGTCGAGCGCCAAACGCGCGAGGCGCTGGAGGTCGCGCACGAGCGCATCCGCGCCCATCACGAGCGCCAGCTGCCGGTCGATCTCCACCACTCCGATGCCCTCGAAGTCGAGCTCGGCCAGCGCTGGACGGCCATCGAAGCCGCCGGCCTCTATGTTCCGGGCGGCACCGCGAGCTATCCGAGTTCGGTGCTGATGAATGCGGTGCCGGCCAAGGTCGCCGGCGTCGAGCGTCTCGCGATGGTCGTGCCGACGCCGGACGGGGTGGTCAATCCGCTGGTTCTGCTGGCCGCGCGAATTGCGGGCGTCGATGAGATCTATCGTGTCGGTGGGGCCCAGGCGGTCGCCGCGCTCGCCTATGGAACCCGGACGATCGCGCCCGTCGCCAAAATCGTCGGGCCGGGCAACGCCTACGTCGCCGAGGCAAAGCGTCAGGTTTTCGGCAAGGTCGGCATCGACATGATCGCCGGCCCCTCCGAGGTGCTGGTGATCGCCGACGGCGGGGCAGATGCTCGCATCCTGGCGGCCGATCTCCTTGCGCAGGCCGAGCACGACGCAGACGCCCAATCGATCCTGATGACGGATGATCGCGCGCTCGCCGAACGCGTCGCCAAGGAGGTCGAGGCCCAGCTCGCAACACTGCCACGGGCCGAGATCGCAAGCGCTAGCTGGCGGAACAACGGAGCCATCATCGTGCTCGAGAGCCTCGAGCAGGCGCCGGCACTCGCCGATCGGATCGCCCCGGAACACCTCGAATTGGCGCTCGCTCGGCCGCAGGCGCTCGCGGCGTGCATTCGCAATGCCGGCGCGATCTTCCTCGGTCACGAGACCCCGGAGGTGATCGGAGACTACGTCGGCGGAACGAACCACGTGCTGCCGACAGCGCGCAGCGCACGCTTTTCCTCCGGGCTCGGTGTCCTCGATTTCATGAAGCGAACGGCGCTGCTCGAGCTCGATGCGAAAAGCCTCGCGGTCCTCGGCCCGGCCGCCGTCACCCTGGCACGGGCCGAAGGGCTCGAGGGCCATGCGCGCTCCGTGCTCTATCGGCTGGAACGTGACGGGGGCTCGCAATGA
- a CDS encoding DUF2948 family protein — MAGLKLQAMDEADLQVISAHLQDAVLRIEDIAYRPRQKRFAAIANRFDWQRALTVPDGEGERYERRRSALRIERVLGAQVRNMPLDKPNLVLALLAIHFEAGVAPGGHVTLVFAGGGSIRLAVECIEAELRDLGPVWRTKSKPRHEIVSGREPVAAGVADEMAEDAEMPGEPRPGGGEGQR, encoded by the coding sequence ATGGCCGGTCTGAAACTGCAAGCCATGGACGAGGCTGACCTGCAGGTGATCTCCGCGCACCTGCAGGATGCCGTTCTGCGCATCGAGGACATCGCCTATCGGCCGCGCCAGAAGCGCTTTGCGGCGATCGCCAACCGGTTCGACTGGCAGCGGGCGCTGACGGTTCCGGACGGCGAAGGGGAGCGATACGAGCGGAGGCGTTCGGCCCTCAGGATCGAACGCGTCCTCGGCGCGCAGGTGCGCAACATGCCGCTCGACAAGCCGAACCTCGTGCTGGCCCTGCTGGCGATCCATTTCGAGGCGGGAGTCGCGCCGGGCGGGCATGTGACGCTGGTGTTCGCCGGCGGCGGCTCGATCCGTCTCGCCGTCGAGTGCATCGAGGCCGAACTCAGGGACCTCGGGCCGGTCTGGCGCACCAAGAGCAAGCCACGGCACGAGATCGTCTCGGGGCGCGAGCCGGTGGCGGCCGGCGTGGCGGATGAAATGGCTGAGGATGCCGAGATGCCCGGCGAACCACGCCCGGGCGGCGGCGAAGGCCAGCGGTGA
- the murA gene encoding UDP-N-acetylglucosamine 1-carboxyvinyltransferase → MDRILIRGGNALNGEIAISGAKNAALPLMIASLLTPETLTLKNVPNLADVNLLARILRNHGVDLSVDGKRPGPAMHIGETFHLTARDIVDTTAPYEMVSRMRASFWVLGPLIARCRQARVSMPGGCAIGTRPVDLHLMGLKALGAEIDIDAGYVIARAPKGLVGNRITFPKVSVGATHNVLMAAVLARGETVIENAAREPEIGDVATCLARMGARIEGIGTSTLTIEGVDRLEGARHTVLPDRIETGTFAMAVAATGGDVLLSGTQASLLQSAIDVLREAGVEISETADGIRVRRGASPLRPVTVETQPFPGFPTDLQAQLMALMLKAEGTSTIRETIFENRFMHVQELVRLGAQITLSGDVATIRGVRQLTGAPVMATDLRASVSLVIAALVAEGQTTLNRVYHLDRGFERLEEKLSRCGADIERVSS, encoded by the coding sequence ATGGATCGTATCCTGATCAGGGGTGGCAACGCCCTCAACGGCGAGATCGCCATTTCCGGCGCCAAGAATGCTGCCCTGCCGCTGATGATCGCGAGCCTGTTGACGCCCGAAACGCTCACCCTCAAGAACGTTCCCAACCTCGCGGACGTCAACTTGCTGGCGCGCATCCTGCGGAACCACGGGGTGGATCTCTCGGTCGATGGCAAGCGACCGGGACCGGCCATGCATATCGGTGAGACGTTCCATCTCACGGCCCGCGACATCGTCGATACCACCGCGCCCTACGAGATGGTCTCGCGGATGCGGGCGAGCTTCTGGGTGCTCGGGCCGCTCATCGCCCGCTGCCGGCAGGCGCGCGTCTCGATGCCGGGCGGCTGCGCGATCGGAACGCGTCCGGTCGACTTGCACCTCATGGGCCTCAAGGCGCTGGGGGCCGAGATCGACATCGACGCCGGCTACGTCATCGCACGGGCGCCCAAGGGGCTCGTCGGCAATCGAATCACCTTTCCCAAGGTCTCGGTCGGGGCGACGCACAACGTGCTCATGGCGGCGGTGCTCGCGCGCGGTGAAACGGTCATCGAGAACGCCGCCCGCGAGCCGGAAATCGGTGACGTGGCGACCTGCCTTGCGCGCATGGGGGCCAGGATCGAGGGCATCGGAACATCGACGCTCACGATCGAGGGCGTCGATCGCCTCGAAGGCGCACGGCACACCGTCCTGCCCGACCGGATCGAGACGGGCACGTTCGCCATGGCGGTCGCGGCGACGGGCGGCGATGTGCTGTTGTCGGGCACGCAGGCCTCGCTTCTGCAGTCGGCGATCGACGTGCTGCGCGAGGCCGGGGTCGAGATCAGCGAGACGGCGGATGGTATCCGTGTACGACGTGGCGCGTCGCCGCTGCGCCCGGTTACCGTCGAAACGCAACCCTTCCCGGGCTTTCCGACCGATCTCCAGGCGCAGCTCATGGCCCTCATGCTCAAGGCCGAGGGCACCAGCACCATCCGCGAGACGATTTTCGAGAACCGTTTCATGCACGTGCAGGAGCTGGTTCGGCTCGGGGCGCAGATCACGCTGAGCGGAGATGTGGCGACCATTCGCGGGGTGCGCCAACTGACGGGCGCGCCGGTGATGGCGACCGATCTTAGGGCGTCGGTGTCGCTGGTGATCGCCGCGCTCGTTGCCGAAGGGCAAACGACGCTCAACCGGGTCTATCATCTCGACCGCGGATTCGAGCGCCTCGAGGAAAAGCTCAGCCGATGTGGGGCGGACATCGAGCGCGTGAGCAGCTGA
- a CDS encoding ABC transporter permease subunit — protein sequence MRLAVTLVATGDSDVLEIVLLSLRVSLTATLIACLIGFALGALLATTRFTGRGALLVLVNSLMGLPPVVVGLLVYLHLSRAGPLGFLGLLYTPTAMIIAQTILITPIVAALSRQVLEDLEGEYAELLRSLCLGWPTRMGVLVWDARFSLLTVALAGFGRAIAEVGAVMIVGGNIDHLTRVMTTAIALETSKGDLALALALGMVLLAIAISVNALVMSLRTTAARQANA from the coding sequence ATGCGCCTTGCCGTCACCCTGGTGGCGACGGGCGACAGCGATGTGCTGGAAATCGTGCTGCTGTCGTTGCGCGTCAGCCTGACCGCGACCCTCATTGCGTGCCTCATCGGATTTGCGCTCGGTGCGCTCCTTGCCACCACGCGGTTCACGGGACGGGGCGCCCTTCTGGTGCTGGTCAATTCCCTCATGGGCCTGCCGCCTGTCGTCGTCGGCCTCCTCGTCTACCTCCACCTCTCGCGGGCCGGCCCGCTCGGCTTTCTCGGCCTCCTCTATACGCCAACCGCCATGATCATCGCCCAGACGATCCTGATCACCCCGATCGTCGCCGCCCTCTCGCGCCAGGTCCTCGAGGACCTCGAAGGCGAGTATGCCGAGCTGCTGCGCTCCCTTTGCCTCGGCTGGCCGACACGCATGGGCGTCCTGGTGTGGGATGCGCGCTTTTCACTGCTGACGGTCGCGCTCGCCGGCTTCGGCCGCGCCATTGCCGAGGTCGGCGCCGTCATGATCGTCGGTGGCAACATCGACCACCTGACCCGTGTGATGACCACCGCCATCGCGCTCGAAACATCGAAGGGTGATCTCGCCCTGGCTCTCGCCCTCGGGATGGTGCTCTTGGCCATCGCCATCTCGGTCAATGCGCTCGTCATGAGCCTGCGAACGACCGCCGCTCGGCAGGCCAATGCGTGA
- a CDS encoding ATP-binding cassette domain-containing protein, with amino-acid sequence MQERARLVDDPADRLGEPSLLPIRVRGLAFEAGGRRLIDGLDLELVAGRLTAIMGPNGAGKSLFLRLLHGLLRPASGRIDWGTTTEDTAPEVNRPAVPLGVRRRQALVFQQPVLLRRSVAANIDFVLTHGGPEALRLADASARRARRDELLSEIGLLERAGQPARLLSGGEQQRLAMARALAVSPDLLLLDEPTASLDPHSTEIIERLVRTAHQGATRVLLVTHDAAQARRLADEVVFIHRGRVAEHSPAHDFFLSPSSAAGRAYLEGRILV; translated from the coding sequence ATGCAGGAGCGCGCGCGTTTGGTGGATGACCCGGCGGATCGCCTCGGCGAGCCCTCCTTGCTGCCGATCCGGGTGCGCGGCCTCGCCTTCGAGGCTGGCGGCCGGCGGCTGATCGACGGGCTCGATCTCGAACTCGTGGCTGGCCGCCTCACCGCCATCATGGGACCGAACGGCGCTGGTAAGAGCCTGTTCCTGCGTCTGCTGCATGGGCTCCTGCGGCCGGCCTCCGGCCGCATCGATTGGGGCACCACGACCGAGGATACCGCTCCCGAAGTGAACCGGCCGGCCGTCCCGCTCGGCGTCCGCCGCCGCCAGGCCCTCGTCTTCCAGCAACCCGTGCTGTTGCGCCGCTCCGTGGCCGCGAACATCGATTTCGTCCTCACCCACGGCGGACCCGAGGCGCTTCGGCTTGCCGACGCGTCCGCTCGCCGGGCCCGCCGCGACGAACTCCTCTCTGAAATCGGGCTGCTCGAGCGCGCCGGGCAACCGGCGAGGCTGCTTTCCGGAGGTGAGCAGCAGCGGCTCGCGATGGCCCGCGCGCTCGCCGTTTCGCCGGACTTGCTGCTGCTCGACGAGCCGACCGCCAGCCTCGACCCCCACTCCACCGAAATCATCGAGCGCCTCGTGCGCACCGCCCACCAAGGTGCCACGCGCGTGCTCCTCGTCACCCACGACGCCGCGCAGGCTCGCCGCCTCGCCGACGAGGTCGTTTTCATCCATCGCGGGAGGGTGGCCGAACACTCCCCAGCACACGATTTTTTTTTATCCCCTTCGAGTGCGGCTGGACGCGCGTATCTCGAGGGTCGCATCCTCGTTTGA